From Endozoicomonas sp. 8E, the proteins below share one genomic window:
- a CDS encoding DDE-type integrase/transposase/recombinase translates to MTFLGSPIRGKYYYLYLVLDVYSRMIVTWEVHERESSDLAAQMIRKAFMQHKISLKEQPLVLHSDNGSPMKGATMLSTLQQQTPPFTSKEEM, encoded by the coding sequence ATAACCTTTTTAGGGTCACCCATCAGGGGTAAATATTATTACCTCTATTTGGTTCTGGACGTCTATAGCCGCATGATTGTGACCTGGGAAGTCCATGAGAGGGAGTCCTCTGATCTGGCTGCTCAGATGATCCGAAAAGCGTTCATGCAGCATAAGATCAGCCTTAAGGAACAACCGCTGGTCCTGCATTCGGATAATGGCAGTCCGATGAAGGGGGCGACCATGCTGAGTACTCTTCAGCAACAAACACCGCCATTCACAAGCAAGGAGGAAATGTAA
- a CDS encoding transposase: MARYSKEMKESIIQKMMPPNNVSVTQLKRETGITDATLYTWRKQAKAQGVALPGDGKNPQQWSAENKFAVLMETANMNTTELSEYCRKKGLYYEDLQQWKADFIAGSTKPAESRQVQAAARRDDKKRIQKLEKELKRKDKALAETAALLVLTKKANAIWGEREDD; encoded by the coding sequence ATGGCTCGCTATTCCAAAGAAATGAAAGAGTCCATTATCCAGAAGATGATGCCGCCCAATAATGTTTCTGTGACTCAGCTTAAAAGAGAAACCGGCATTACTGATGCAACCCTGTATACTTGGCGCAAACAGGCAAAAGCGCAAGGTGTAGCCTTGCCCGGTGATGGTAAGAATCCTCAGCAGTGGAGTGCTGAAAACAAGTTCGCGGTTCTGATGGAAACCGCCAACATGAACACAACAGAGCTATCCGAATACTGTCGTAAGAAGGGTCTCTACTATGAAGACTTGCAGCAGTGGAAAGCTGATTTTATCGCAGGCAGCACAAAGCCTGCTGAATCCCGTCAGGTACAGGCCGCTGCCAGACGAGATGACAAGAAGCGCATCCAGAAACTCGAAAAAGAACTCAAACGCAAAGACAAAGCACTTGCTGAAACCGCAGCACTGTTGGTTCTAACAAAAAAGGCAAACGCGATCTGGGGGGAGCGCGAGGACGATTGA
- the cas6f gene encoding type I-F CRISPR-associated endoribonuclease Cas6/Csy4 → MDSFMDIRIQPDAEMRQNRLLNTVYTKLHKALFDLQARDIGVSFPEYRVILGRVIRLHATAARLEDFQQHNWLGGMAGYCQLSAIQPVPDDVKHRTVSRLQTKMSPAKMRRLLKRGSLKQEEVKAYRDKMFTLGLDNPYFELVSTSRGEKYRRYIQHGEILTKPVSGEFDFFGLSKKATIPWF, encoded by the coding sequence ATGGATAGTTTTATGGATATTCGCATCCAGCCCGATGCAGAAATGCGACAGAACAGGTTGCTTAACACTGTATATACCAAGCTGCATAAGGCCTTGTTTGACCTTCAGGCAAGAGATATTGGGGTAAGCTTTCCTGAGTATAGAGTGATACTCGGGCGGGTTATTCGGCTTCATGCTACTGCTGCCAGACTGGAAGACTTTCAGCAACACAATTGGCTTGGAGGCATGGCAGGTTACTGTCAGCTATCAGCTATTCAACCCGTACCTGATGACGTAAAACACCGAACCGTTTCACGTCTCCAAACCAAAATGAGCCCTGCCAAGATGAGGAGATTGTTAAAGCGAGGTTCGCTAAAACAAGAGGAAGTTAAAGCATATCGTGACAAAATGTTCACCCTAGGCTTGGATAACCCTTACTTTGAACTGGTTAGCACCTCGAGAGGTGAAAAATACAGGCGGTACATACAACATGGAGAGATATTGACTAAACCGGTATCAGGAGAGTTTGACTTTTTTGGACTAAGCAAGAAAGCAACAATCCCTTGGTTTTGA
- the cas5fv gene encoding type I-Fv CRISPR-associated protein Cas5fv has product MQIEITYESSWRNSFLTGSNNEAVPKKGRVFIGSMTALKKKEEGRFGNFIKHDITHNTVMGILNRLIGDQRKLYQARQSARYYFADIEPTVHFQDKPAQRNGLTQEIVYLRNVTGSTDQQSFTGMIRANDPIFSSNYSAEFWGVLDLELDKLYQFIAEPKFKVTTTRKYEPLVVIEKLEALQKLNAIVVEGDTEVAINALTTYLGDINYLNNKGLAIPLSLYCSALYLQLDRLSKSYDMSSAKTRNGGIGGISKRGFTKKDFMDRYTTGRKKIVWGNPYILKERRAGEGEVVSMLTKASGTLTVNLDISPEKANELKGLIEKAGVSAFYLGKKGLAYVSNIRI; this is encoded by the coding sequence ATGCAGATAGAAATCACTTACGAATCGAGCTGGCGGAATTCATTCCTGACTGGCTCTAATAATGAAGCGGTTCCAAAAAAAGGCAGAGTCTTTATTGGCTCAATGACAGCTCTTAAAAAGAAAGAAGAAGGCCGGTTCGGTAACTTTATTAAACATGATATTACCCATAACACTGTTATGGGGATTCTGAACCGGCTGATTGGTGATCAACGCAAGTTATATCAGGCTAGACAATCAGCACGCTATTATTTTGCTGATATTGAGCCAACTGTTCATTTTCAGGACAAGCCTGCTCAACGAAACGGTTTAACGCAAGAGATAGTCTATCTTCGCAACGTAACTGGCAGCACTGACCAGCAGTCATTCACGGGCATGATAAGGGCTAATGATCCAATATTCAGCTCAAATTATTCCGCAGAATTTTGGGGAGTGCTTGATCTTGAACTAGACAAGCTATACCAGTTTATTGCCGAGCCTAAATTCAAAGTGACCACAACAAGAAAATATGAACCTTTAGTTGTTATTGAGAAACTGGAAGCTTTACAAAAACTGAATGCTATTGTGGTTGAAGGTGATACTGAAGTTGCAATCAACGCGTTAACGACATACTTGGGCGATATCAATTACCTCAATAACAAGGGACTCGCCATTCCTCTATCACTTTATTGCTCAGCTTTGTACCTACAATTAGACCGTTTGAGTAAGAGTTATGATATGAGCAGTGCAAAAACCAGGAATGGAGGCATTGGCGGTATATCCAAGCGTGGTTTTACCAAAAAAGACTTTATGGATCGCTATACCACTGGTCGGAAAAAAATAGTCTGGGGCAACCCCTATATTCTTAAAGAACGACGAGCGGGTGAAGGTGAAGTTGTATCTATGCTGACCAAGGCCAGCGGTACCCTGACAGTTAATTTGGATATTTCCCCGGAAAAAGCAAACGAACTCAAAGGGCTTATTGAAAAAGCAGGTGTATCTGCTTTTTATCTTGGCAAAAAAGGACTGGCCTATGTTTCTAATATTCGGATTTGA
- the cas7fv gene encoding type I-Fv CRISPR-associated protein Cas7fv, whose translation MEQITGIKSVDFKVTARGHGVVNWNGPTTLQSEGRIVDNHSLPKLRGYTNLTGKESDKGYKLKKDPADIDFKKNPLYISQNCIRHHLFREQAYDLHYAKDKNLLPLIASITGMIRGYVVPSSQCKRTSPLLIEDFEDKLGNGNFEQLGRSGSKDKDIDKDGKEVASNSFFSKTTFGETFYEAYGSISIEQLQFISLDKKFDRPAMIITEGKGENVATTIQEFIKSLAPERDPKAAFHPNFVRKGTIFEEGEVGILLDDTAIDILINRTLQMVSELSIRQAKGYMYVDEITVDYNNSHKMMRIKQTPDSIMEERENDYAVYFYGK comes from the coding sequence ATGGAACAAATTACGGGTATCAAGAGCGTTGACTTCAAAGTCACTGCCCGGGGGCATGGTGTTGTTAACTGGAATGGCCCAACAACTCTACAGAGTGAAGGGCGAATTGTAGATAACCACTCATTACCAAAACTTCGTGGTTATACCAATCTGACTGGCAAGGAGAGCGATAAAGGCTACAAGCTTAAAAAAGACCCGGCTGATATCGACTTCAAGAAAAATCCGCTGTATATCAGTCAAAACTGTATCCGACATCACCTGTTTCGAGAGCAGGCCTATGACCTGCACTATGCAAAAGATAAAAATCTGTTGCCATTAATCGCCTCTATCACCGGTATGATTCGGGGCTATGTTGTTCCTTCGAGCCAGTGTAAACGCACCAGTCCACTACTTATAGAAGACTTTGAAGATAAGCTGGGTAACGGTAACTTTGAGCAACTTGGGCGTTCCGGCAGTAAAGATAAAGATATAGACAAAGATGGCAAGGAAGTTGCCAGTAATTCCTTCTTCTCCAAAACCACTTTTGGAGAGACTTTTTACGAAGCCTATGGCTCAATCAGTATCGAACAGTTGCAGTTTATATCTCTAGACAAAAAATTTGATCGCCCAGCGATGATTATCACAGAGGGCAAAGGTGAAAATGTTGCAACCACCATTCAGGAATTTATCAAAAGTCTGGCACCGGAGCGTGATCCTAAAGCAGCATTTCACCCTAACTTCGTCCGCAAAGGGACGATTTTTGAAGAGGGTGAAGTTGGTATTCTACTGGACGATACGGCCATCGATATTCTGATTAACAGAACCCTGCAGATGGTTAGTGAACTCAGCATACGCCAAGCTAAAGGCTATATGTATGTCGATGAAATCACTGTTGACTATAACAATAGTCATAAGATGATGCGGATAAAACAGACTCCTGACAGTATCATGGAAGAACGCGAAAATGATTATGCTGTTTACTTCTATGGCAAGTAA